From one Lotus japonicus ecotype B-129 chromosome 3, LjGifu_v1.2 genomic stretch:
- the LOC130742498 gene encoding multiprotein-bridging factor 1a-like, producing the protein MSGAGGPVSQDWEPVVLRKKAPTAAARKDDKAVNAARRAGADIETVRKHNAGTNKAASSGTSLNTKRLDEDTENLTHDRVPTELKKAIMQARMDKKLTQAQLAQIINEKPQVIQEYESGKAIPNQQIIGKLERALGAKLRGKK; encoded by the exons ATGTCAGGAGCAGGAGGACCCGTTTCACAGGACTGGGAACCCGTTGTCCTCCGCAAGAAGGCTCCCACCGCCGCTGCCAGGAAAGATGACAAGGCTGTCAACGCCGCTCGCCGCGCCGGAGCTGACATCGAAACCGTCAGGAAAC ATAATGCTGGGACAAACAAAGCTGCTTCAAGTGGCACTTCACTGAACACTAAGAGGCTGGATGAGGATACAGAGAATTTAACTC ATGATCGTGTGCCAACTGAACTCAAGAAAGCTATAATGCAAGCCCGGATGGATAAGAAATTAACTCAGGCTCAACTTGCTCAG ATAATCAATGAGAAGCCTCAAGTGATCCAGGAGTATGAGTCAGGGAAAGCGATTCCAAACCAGCAGATTATTGGCAAATTGGAGAGAGCCCTTGGTGCCAAACTGCGTGGCAAGAAATGA